One window of Triticum dicoccoides isolate Atlit2015 ecotype Zavitan chromosome 5A, WEW_v2.0, whole genome shotgun sequence genomic DNA carries:
- the LOC119301233 gene encoding bifunctional aspartokinase/homoserine dehydrogenase 2, chloroplastic isoform X1 gives MRSLAVASPVPPAAAHRRRLRPSASGREVVSQCLKCEINQDRPMGALRIGHSQGNLPRHGSKNLLTPAAAAISVEQVEVSTYLPKGDMWSVHKFGGTCMGTPQRIQNVADVVLGDSSERKLIIVSAMSKVTDMMYSLVHKAQSRDDSYTEELDKVFEKHMAAAKDLLDGENLARFLSQLHSDISNLRAMLRAIYIAGHATESFSEFVVGHGELWSSQMLSYAVQKSGASCSWMDTREVLVVKPSGPDMVDPDYEESEKRLEKWFSRQPAEIIVATGFIASTAENIPTTLKRDGSDFSAAIIGSLVRARQVTIWTDVDGVFSADPRKVSEAVILSTLSYQEAWEMSYFGANVLHPRTIIPVMKDNIPIVIRNMFNLSAPGTVICKQPANEDADLDACVKSFATIDKLALVNVEGTGMAGVPGTSSAIFSAVKEVGANVIMISQASSEHSICFAVPEKEVAAVSAALHVRFREALAAGRLSKVEVIHDCSILAAVGLRMASTPGVSAILFDALAKANINVRAIAQGCSEYNITVVLKQEDCVRALRAAHSRFFLSKTTLAIGVIGPGLIGATLLNQLRDQVAVLKENMNIDVRVIGITGASTMLLSDTGVDLTRWKEEMQKEAKPADLANFVRHLSEDHVFPNKVLVDCTADTNVASHYYDWLKKGIHVITPNKKANSGPLDRYLKLRTLQRASYTHYFYEATVGAGLPIISTLRGLLETGDKILRIEGIFSGTLSYIFNNFEGTRSFSDVVAEAKEAGYTEPDPRDDLSGTDVARKVIILARESGLRLELSDIPVESLVPEALKSCSSPNEFMQKLPSFDQDWARQRHEAEAAGEVLRYVGVVDVLNGKGRVELQRYKRDHPFAQLSGSDNIIAFTTSRYKEQPLIVRGPGAGAEVTAGGVFCDILRLASYLGAPS, from the exons aTGCGGAGCCTCGCCGTCGCGAGCCCCGTCCCGCCAGCCGCCGCCCATCGACGGAGGCTCCGGCCGTCCGCCTCCGGCAG GGAAGTAGTTTCACAATGTTTGAAGTGTGAGATAAATCAGGACCGACCTATGGGAGCTCTAAG GATAGGTCACTCTCAAGGAAATTTGCCAAGACATGGTTCGAAGAATCTGCTCACACCAGCTGCTG CAGCCATTTCAGTTGAACAAGTTGAAGTCAGTACCTATCTTCCAAAAGGTGATATGTGGTCTGTGCACAAGTTTGGTGGCACTTGCATGGGAACACCTCAGAGAATTCAGAATGTTGCTGATGTAGTTCTTGGTGACTCTTCCGAGAGGAAGCTGATAATTGTCTCTGCAATGTCCAAAGTTACTGACATGATGTACAGTCTCGTGCATAAGGCTCAGTCAAGGGATGATTCTTACACAGAAGAATTGGATAAAGTTTTTGAGAAGCATATGGCTGCAGCGAAAGATCTTCTTGATGGAGAAAACCTTGCAAGATTTTTGTCTCAGTTGCATTCGGACATCAGTAACCTGAGAGCAATGCTTCGTGCTATTTATATAG CTGGACATGCAACAGAATCTTTCTCTGAATTCGTTGTTGGGCATGGGGAGTTGTGGTCATCTCAGATGCTATCGTATGCTGTGCAGAAG TCTGGAGCATCTTGTAGTTGGATGGATACAAGAGAAGTTCTAGTTGTAAAACCTAGTGGTCCTGACATGGTAGATCCTGATTATGAGGAATCTGAGAAGCGACTCGAGAAATGGTTTTCACGCCAACCTGCTGAGATAATAGTTGCTACTGGCTTTATCGCGAGTACAGCTGAAAACATCCCTACTACTCTGAAAAGGGATGGAAGCGATTTCTCAGCAGCAATAATTGGTTCTCTTGTTAGGGCACGCCAGGTCACAATCTGGACCGATGTTGATGGGGTATTTAGTGCCGATCCTAGAAAAG TCAGCGAGGCTGTGATCTTAAGCACATTATCATATCAGGAGGCCTGGGAAATG TCATACTTTGGAGCAAATGTGTTGCATCCCCGTACCATTATACCTGTGATGAAAGACAATATTCCCATTGTCATTAGGAACATGTTCAATCTCTCTGCCCCTGGAACTGTGATTTGCAAGCAGCCTGCTAACGAAGATGCTGATCTGGATGCTTGTGTCAAATCATTTGCTACTATAGATAAATTGGCCCTTGTTAACGTTGAAGG AACTGGAATGGCTGGTGTTCCAGGTACATCAAGTGCCATATTTAGTGCTGTAAAAGAGGTCGGAGCTAATGTTATCATGATATCTCAG GCTAGCAGTGAACACTCGATATGTTTTGCTGTTCCAGAAAAGGAAGTTGCAGCAGTCTCTGCAGCCTTGCATGTTAGGTTTCGTGAGGCATTAGCAGCAGGAAGGCTCTCTAAG GTTGAAGTCATTCATGATTGCAgcattcttgctgctgttggcctGAGAATGGCAAGTACTCCTGGAGTCAGTGCAATCCTTTTTGATGCGCTAGCAAAG GCAAACATTAATGTACGAGCAATAGCTCAAGGTTGCAGTGAGTACAATATTACTGTTGTATTGAAGCAAGAAGATTGTGTCAGGGCTCTAAGAGCTGCTCACTCAAGGTTCTTCCTCTCAAAAACCACACTTGCTATTGGGGTCATTGGACCTGGTTTGATTGGGGCAACACTGCTCAACCAGCTCAGGGACCAG GTAGCAGTCCTGAAGGAAAATATGAATATTGATGTGCGTGTCATCGGAATAACTGGCGCAAGCACGATGCTTTTGAGTGACAC GGGAGTAGACCTAACCAGGTGGAAAGAAGAAATGCAAAAGGAAGCAAAACCAGCTGATCTTGCTAATTTTGTTCGCCATTTGTCTGAGGACCATGTGTTTCCAAACAAAGTATTGGTGGACTGCACAGCAGATACAAATGTGGCATCTCACTACTAtgattggttgaagaagggtatccATGTCATCACACCGAATAAAAAAGCAAATTCTGGTCCACTTGATCGG TATCTGAAACTAAGGACTCTACAGCGTGCATCATATACTCATTACTTTTATGAAGCAACTGTTGGTGCAGGCCTGCCAATAATTAGCACCCTGCGAGGTCTTCTGGAGACAGGTGACAAGATATTGCGTATTGAAGGCATTTTCAG TGGAACTCTGAGTTATATTTTCAACAATTTTGAAGGAACAAGGAGCTTTAGTGATGTTGTTGCTGAAGCAAAAGAAGCTGGATACACTGAGCCAGACCCAAGAGATGATCTATCTGGAACAGATGTTGCCAGAAAG GTCATTATCCTTGCAAGGGAGTCTGGTTTGAGACTTGAGCTTTCGGATATCCCGGTAGAGAGCCTTGTGCCAGAGGCGCTAAAG TCATGCTCGTCGCCAAATGAATTCATGCAAAAGCTACCATCGTTTGACCAGGATTGGGCTAGACAGCGCCATGAGGCTGAGGCTGCAGGCGAA GTACTGCGGTATGTGGGAGTGGTGGACGTGCTGAACGGAAAGGGAAGGGTAGAACTGCAGAGGTACAAGAGGGACCACCCATTTGCCCAGCTATCTGGTTCCGACAACATCATCGCCTTCACCACTTCGAGGTACAAGGAGCAGCCGCTGATCGTGCGAGGGCCGGGCGCAGGCGCGGAGGTGACTGCCGGAGGCGTCTTCTGCGACATCCTGCGGCTGGCGTCCTACCTCGGCGCCCCCTCATAG
- the LOC119301233 gene encoding bifunctional aspartokinase/homoserine dehydrogenase 2, chloroplastic isoform X2 gives MRSLAVASPVPPAAAHRRRLRPSASGREVVSQCLKCEINQDRPMGALRIGHSQGNLPRHGSKNLLTPAAAISVEQVEVSTYLPKGDMWSVHKFGGTCMGTPQRIQNVADVVLGDSSERKLIIVSAMSKVTDMMYSLVHKAQSRDDSYTEELDKVFEKHMAAAKDLLDGENLARFLSQLHSDISNLRAMLRAIYIAGHATESFSEFVVGHGELWSSQMLSYAVQKSGASCSWMDTREVLVVKPSGPDMVDPDYEESEKRLEKWFSRQPAEIIVATGFIASTAENIPTTLKRDGSDFSAAIIGSLVRARQVTIWTDVDGVFSADPRKVSEAVILSTLSYQEAWEMSYFGANVLHPRTIIPVMKDNIPIVIRNMFNLSAPGTVICKQPANEDADLDACVKSFATIDKLALVNVEGTGMAGVPGTSSAIFSAVKEVGANVIMISQASSEHSICFAVPEKEVAAVSAALHVRFREALAAGRLSKVEVIHDCSILAAVGLRMASTPGVSAILFDALAKANINVRAIAQGCSEYNITVVLKQEDCVRALRAAHSRFFLSKTTLAIGVIGPGLIGATLLNQLRDQVAVLKENMNIDVRVIGITGASTMLLSDTGVDLTRWKEEMQKEAKPADLANFVRHLSEDHVFPNKVLVDCTADTNVASHYYDWLKKGIHVITPNKKANSGPLDRYLKLRTLQRASYTHYFYEATVGAGLPIISTLRGLLETGDKILRIEGIFSGTLSYIFNNFEGTRSFSDVVAEAKEAGYTEPDPRDDLSGTDVARKVIILARESGLRLELSDIPVESLVPEALKSCSSPNEFMQKLPSFDQDWARQRHEAEAAGEVLRYVGVVDVLNGKGRVELQRYKRDHPFAQLSGSDNIIAFTTSRYKEQPLIVRGPGAGAEVTAGGVFCDILRLASYLGAPS, from the exons aTGCGGAGCCTCGCCGTCGCGAGCCCCGTCCCGCCAGCCGCCGCCCATCGACGGAGGCTCCGGCCGTCCGCCTCCGGCAG GGAAGTAGTTTCACAATGTTTGAAGTGTGAGATAAATCAGGACCGACCTATGGGAGCTCTAAG GATAGGTCACTCTCAAGGAAATTTGCCAAGACATGGTTCGAAGAATCTGCTCACACCAGCTGCTG CCATTTCAGTTGAACAAGTTGAAGTCAGTACCTATCTTCCAAAAGGTGATATGTGGTCTGTGCACAAGTTTGGTGGCACTTGCATGGGAACACCTCAGAGAATTCAGAATGTTGCTGATGTAGTTCTTGGTGACTCTTCCGAGAGGAAGCTGATAATTGTCTCTGCAATGTCCAAAGTTACTGACATGATGTACAGTCTCGTGCATAAGGCTCAGTCAAGGGATGATTCTTACACAGAAGAATTGGATAAAGTTTTTGAGAAGCATATGGCTGCAGCGAAAGATCTTCTTGATGGAGAAAACCTTGCAAGATTTTTGTCTCAGTTGCATTCGGACATCAGTAACCTGAGAGCAATGCTTCGTGCTATTTATATAG CTGGACATGCAACAGAATCTTTCTCTGAATTCGTTGTTGGGCATGGGGAGTTGTGGTCATCTCAGATGCTATCGTATGCTGTGCAGAAG TCTGGAGCATCTTGTAGTTGGATGGATACAAGAGAAGTTCTAGTTGTAAAACCTAGTGGTCCTGACATGGTAGATCCTGATTATGAGGAATCTGAGAAGCGACTCGAGAAATGGTTTTCACGCCAACCTGCTGAGATAATAGTTGCTACTGGCTTTATCGCGAGTACAGCTGAAAACATCCCTACTACTCTGAAAAGGGATGGAAGCGATTTCTCAGCAGCAATAATTGGTTCTCTTGTTAGGGCACGCCAGGTCACAATCTGGACCGATGTTGATGGGGTATTTAGTGCCGATCCTAGAAAAG TCAGCGAGGCTGTGATCTTAAGCACATTATCATATCAGGAGGCCTGGGAAATG TCATACTTTGGAGCAAATGTGTTGCATCCCCGTACCATTATACCTGTGATGAAAGACAATATTCCCATTGTCATTAGGAACATGTTCAATCTCTCTGCCCCTGGAACTGTGATTTGCAAGCAGCCTGCTAACGAAGATGCTGATCTGGATGCTTGTGTCAAATCATTTGCTACTATAGATAAATTGGCCCTTGTTAACGTTGAAGG AACTGGAATGGCTGGTGTTCCAGGTACATCAAGTGCCATATTTAGTGCTGTAAAAGAGGTCGGAGCTAATGTTATCATGATATCTCAG GCTAGCAGTGAACACTCGATATGTTTTGCTGTTCCAGAAAAGGAAGTTGCAGCAGTCTCTGCAGCCTTGCATGTTAGGTTTCGTGAGGCATTAGCAGCAGGAAGGCTCTCTAAG GTTGAAGTCATTCATGATTGCAgcattcttgctgctgttggcctGAGAATGGCAAGTACTCCTGGAGTCAGTGCAATCCTTTTTGATGCGCTAGCAAAG GCAAACATTAATGTACGAGCAATAGCTCAAGGTTGCAGTGAGTACAATATTACTGTTGTATTGAAGCAAGAAGATTGTGTCAGGGCTCTAAGAGCTGCTCACTCAAGGTTCTTCCTCTCAAAAACCACACTTGCTATTGGGGTCATTGGACCTGGTTTGATTGGGGCAACACTGCTCAACCAGCTCAGGGACCAG GTAGCAGTCCTGAAGGAAAATATGAATATTGATGTGCGTGTCATCGGAATAACTGGCGCAAGCACGATGCTTTTGAGTGACAC GGGAGTAGACCTAACCAGGTGGAAAGAAGAAATGCAAAAGGAAGCAAAACCAGCTGATCTTGCTAATTTTGTTCGCCATTTGTCTGAGGACCATGTGTTTCCAAACAAAGTATTGGTGGACTGCACAGCAGATACAAATGTGGCATCTCACTACTAtgattggttgaagaagggtatccATGTCATCACACCGAATAAAAAAGCAAATTCTGGTCCACTTGATCGG TATCTGAAACTAAGGACTCTACAGCGTGCATCATATACTCATTACTTTTATGAAGCAACTGTTGGTGCAGGCCTGCCAATAATTAGCACCCTGCGAGGTCTTCTGGAGACAGGTGACAAGATATTGCGTATTGAAGGCATTTTCAG TGGAACTCTGAGTTATATTTTCAACAATTTTGAAGGAACAAGGAGCTTTAGTGATGTTGTTGCTGAAGCAAAAGAAGCTGGATACACTGAGCCAGACCCAAGAGATGATCTATCTGGAACAGATGTTGCCAGAAAG GTCATTATCCTTGCAAGGGAGTCTGGTTTGAGACTTGAGCTTTCGGATATCCCGGTAGAGAGCCTTGTGCCAGAGGCGCTAAAG TCATGCTCGTCGCCAAATGAATTCATGCAAAAGCTACCATCGTTTGACCAGGATTGGGCTAGACAGCGCCATGAGGCTGAGGCTGCAGGCGAA GTACTGCGGTATGTGGGAGTGGTGGACGTGCTGAACGGAAAGGGAAGGGTAGAACTGCAGAGGTACAAGAGGGACCACCCATTTGCCCAGCTATCTGGTTCCGACAACATCATCGCCTTCACCACTTCGAGGTACAAGGAGCAGCCGCTGATCGTGCGAGGGCCGGGCGCAGGCGCGGAGGTGACTGCCGGAGGCGTCTTCTGCGACATCCTGCGGCTGGCGTCCTACCTCGGCGCCCCCTCATAG